The following proteins are co-located in the Synechococcus sp. PROS-U-1 genome:
- a CDS encoding phosphatidylserine/phosphatidylglycerophosphate/cardiolipin synthase family protein → MGEGPTRLALPEKIDVVFNHNTRSRYRSPLTGNWRDGDDLEQWLISAIDASNQEVLVAVQELSLPRLGKALIAAKKRGVHVAVVLENNYSSAWSEQRPSRLNQRERQRWHRLNRLADRNGDGTTSPEEAFQGDAVALLKAAGISLLDDTEDGSSGSGLMHHKFLVIDQTLVITGSANFTSSGVHGDAGQPSSRGNVNHLLRFNSPELASVFRKQFTQMWGDGPGGKQDSRFGLQKESEGTQNVRVGNTQVNVLFAPHPKRNQEHGLNLLAEQLRRAKKSIDMALFVFSAQQLTNVLRHQIEQGVEIRLVADPGFASRPFSEVLDLLGVTLPDHTCKVEAGNQPLAQGLKGIGTPRLARGDKLHHKFAVIDHRTVITGSFNWSPSAAHTNDETLLVIHSPQLAKHFTREMDRLWDTAELGITPHIQRKLDRQKIRCGDGVERGLKD, encoded by the coding sequence ATGGGCGAGGGCCCAACACGACTGGCCTTGCCGGAGAAGATCGATGTGGTCTTCAACCACAACACCAGATCGCGCTACCGCTCACCCCTCACAGGCAACTGGCGAGATGGTGACGACCTGGAGCAGTGGCTGATCTCAGCCATTGATGCCTCTAATCAAGAAGTGCTGGTGGCTGTTCAAGAGCTCTCCTTGCCAAGACTTGGCAAGGCACTGATTGCTGCAAAAAAACGCGGTGTGCACGTGGCAGTGGTGCTGGAGAACAATTACAGCTCAGCCTGGAGCGAGCAACGGCCGAGCCGATTGAACCAGCGCGAACGGCAGCGTTGGCATCGGTTGAACCGGCTGGCCGATCGCAATGGAGATGGCACAACCAGCCCTGAGGAAGCCTTTCAAGGTGATGCCGTAGCCCTGCTCAAGGCGGCCGGGATTTCTCTCCTTGATGACACCGAAGACGGCAGCAGCGGCAGCGGCCTGATGCACCACAAGTTTCTGGTGATCGACCAAACATTGGTGATCACAGGAAGTGCCAATTTCACCAGTTCTGGTGTGCATGGGGATGCGGGCCAGCCATCCAGCCGCGGCAATGTGAATCACCTGCTTCGGTTCAACAGCCCTGAGCTGGCATCGGTGTTCCGCAAGCAGTTCACCCAGATGTGGGGGGATGGCCCTGGCGGCAAGCAAGACAGTCGCTTTGGACTGCAAAAAGAAAGCGAGGGCACTCAAAACGTGCGGGTCGGCAACACCCAGGTGAACGTGCTGTTCGCACCTCATCCCAAAAGGAACCAGGAGCACGGGCTCAACCTGCTGGCTGAACAGCTGAGGCGCGCAAAAAAGAGCATCGACATGGCCCTGTTTGTGTTCTCCGCACAGCAATTGACGAACGTGCTGCGGCACCAGATCGAACAAGGGGTTGAGATTCGGCTGGTCGCCGATCCCGGATTTGCCAGCCGCCCTTTCTCTGAAGTTTTGGATCTACTGGGAGTCACCCTTCCGGATCACACCTGCAAAGTAGAAGCGGGCAACCAACCCTTGGCTCAAGGCCTTAAAGGCATCGGCACCCCACGCCTCGCCCGCGGCGACAAGCTGCATCACAAGTTCGCCGTAATCGATCACCGCACAGTGATTACAGGATCCTTCAACTGGTCACCCTCTGCGGCACACACCAACGACGAAACCCTGCTGGTGATTCATTCACCCCAACTTGCCAAACACTTCACCCGCGAAATGGATCGCCTCTGGGACACCGCAGAGCTGGGGATCACTCCGCACATCCAACGCAAACTCGACCGTCAAAAGATCAGATGTGGGGATGGGGTGGAGAGGGGGTTAAAGGACTGA
- a CDS encoding class I SAM-dependent methyltransferase codes for MGWRYEENRWSTTKLQQVQTSEVTGFGGPAKGKANKSSRKPQLNFQKWFNQAIFSHQTGRLREAESIYKKMIDAGTSDPAVYCNLGIICKNSGRIQEALKYYEHASEHEPDDPKIFSNIGNLYRETGELDQALRYTLKALELDQKSSTIQMNLGGIYRDLGETDQALGATIASIELDATNIEAVQNLKSLASNIKISSANKNSARKAYEILLNRDDFSHRKLCPLFIQQYLANIQRAAQLNPIISDQNQAFHELASEWRFRKSLTLMIPPHQEIEEFLTRLRKEFLVYIQNNGAIPKKLKPLLEALATQCFLNEYVYWQSDEEQQWVKGLIGEIRKSKEKFNQYLPIIGCYTPIHSITARGEDLNNYPINSDEGRAFIETQYREYEGEKAIKAQLSAGQEITDTVSLAVQQMYEENPYPRYQYADHTQPHLAKSTIEFISLETTIANPPFTTEISAPNAKPNILIAGCGSGNQIINASRYKNAHITAIDISKNSLAYAARKCQEYNMHNIQLQQLDILDVNQLQDVYDLIECSGVLHHMHDPAKGLAALNSKLKPGGYIKIGLYSKLARQKVSSARALIRNLGIQSTPEGIRSFRKQIFNDGQHELKTISTLVNDFYTLSECRDLCFHIQEHQFTTASLQNLLSPEHLVFCGFMLPESIKMAYQHQFPDDSDGTSLGNWGEFEEHNPSTFQSMYQFWAYKPSQSSFP; via the coding sequence ATGGGGTGGAGATATGAAGAAAATCGCTGGAGTACCACTAAACTCCAACAAGTACAGACAAGCGAAGTGACTGGATTTGGCGGGCCAGCAAAAGGGAAGGCAAATAAATCCTCAAGAAAGCCGCAGCTGAATTTTCAAAAATGGTTCAACCAAGCCATTTTTTCTCATCAAACAGGACGACTCAGAGAGGCTGAGTCGATTTACAAAAAAATGATCGATGCAGGGACATCCGATCCCGCCGTTTATTGCAACCTTGGAATTATATGTAAAAACAGCGGAAGAATCCAAGAAGCCCTTAAATATTACGAGCACGCTTCAGAGCACGAGCCAGACGACCCAAAAATTTTTAGCAATATCGGAAATCTATACCGAGAAACTGGCGAGCTTGATCAAGCACTTAGATACACCTTAAAGGCACTTGAGCTCGATCAAAAGTCATCGACCATCCAAATGAATTTGGGCGGGATTTATCGGGACCTTGGAGAGACAGATCAAGCCCTAGGAGCCACCATCGCATCCATCGAGCTTGATGCAACCAATATCGAGGCAGTGCAGAACCTTAAAAGCCTTGCCAGCAATATCAAGATCAGCTCAGCGAATAAAAATTCAGCCAGAAAAGCCTACGAAATACTGCTCAATCGCGATGACTTCTCCCACCGCAAGCTATGCCCACTGTTCATTCAACAATACCTTGCAAACATCCAAAGAGCTGCTCAGTTAAATCCCATCATTTCAGATCAAAATCAGGCTTTTCATGAGCTTGCCTCTGAATGGAGATTCAGAAAGTCACTGACACTAATGATCCCGCCCCATCAGGAGATTGAAGAATTTCTCACTCGCCTAAGGAAGGAATTTCTGGTTTACATCCAAAACAATGGTGCCATACCCAAAAAATTAAAACCTCTCCTTGAGGCACTGGCAACACAATGCTTCCTCAACGAGTATGTCTATTGGCAATCAGATGAAGAACAACAATGGGTCAAGGGTCTGATCGGCGAAATTAGAAAAAGCAAGGAGAAATTTAATCAATACTTACCCATCATTGGCTGTTATACACCAATCCATAGCATCACCGCTCGAGGAGAAGACTTAAACAATTACCCCATCAATAGTGATGAAGGCAGAGCTTTTATCGAAACCCAGTACAGAGAATATGAGGGAGAGAAGGCCATCAAAGCCCAGCTCAGCGCAGGCCAAGAAATAACCGATACGGTCTCACTTGCAGTCCAGCAAATGTACGAAGAAAACCCTTACCCCCGATACCAATACGCAGACCACACTCAACCCCATTTAGCAAAATCAACGATTGAGTTCATATCACTCGAAACAACAATCGCAAATCCCCCGTTCACGACTGAGATCTCGGCACCCAATGCAAAGCCAAATATTCTGATTGCTGGATGCGGATCGGGGAACCAAATTATCAATGCCAGCCGCTATAAAAATGCACACATTACTGCCATTGACATCAGCAAGAATAGCCTGGCCTACGCAGCACGTAAGTGCCAGGAGTACAATATGCACAATATTCAGCTCCAGCAACTCGACATTCTGGATGTAAACCAGCTACAGGATGTCTATGACTTAATTGAGTGCAGCGGAGTCCTGCATCACATGCACGATCCTGCCAAGGGCCTGGCGGCTCTCAACAGCAAGCTCAAGCCCGGCGGCTATATCAAGATTGGCCTTTACAGCAAACTTGCCAGACAGAAAGTCTCATCAGCACGCGCCCTGATCCGAAACCTGGGCATTCAAAGCACGCCCGAAGGGATCAGAAGCTTTCGAAAGCAAATATTTAACGACGGTCAGCATGAACTAAAAACCATATCAACTCTCGTAAATGATTTTTACACGCTCTCCGAATGTCGCGACCTTTGTTTTCACATTCAAGAGCATCAATTTACAACGGCATCACTTCAAAACCTTTTGAGCCCCGAACATCTAGTTTTTTGCGGGTTCATGCTTCCAGAGTCAATCAAGATGGCTTACCAGCATCAGTTTCCTGACGACAGCGATGGAACCTCTCTTGGCAATTGGGGAGAATTCGAAGAGCACAATCCATCAACCTTTCAGAGCATGTATCAATTCTGGGCCTACAAGCCGTCGCAGAGTTCTTTCCCTTAA
- a CDS encoding alpha-D-glucose phosphate-specific phosphoglucomutase yields the protein MTTSAPAEPTQRQVHLDAPFTDQKPGTSGLRKSSNQFEEPHYLESFIEASLRTLPGVQGGTLVLGGDGRYGNRRAIDVILRMGAAHGLSKVIVTTGGILSTPAASNLIRQRQAIGGIILSASHNPGGPEGDFGVKVNGANGGPTPASFTDAVYECTKTLAQYTIVEAAAISLDAPGLHSIGAMQVEVIDGVDDFVTLMQELFNFDEIRDLLRSDFPLAFDAMHAVTGPYATRLFEGLLDAPAGSVRNGVPLEDFGKGHPDPNLTYAHELAELLLEGDDYRFGAACDGDGDRNMILGQRCFVNPSDSLAVLTANATLAPAYASGLAGVARSMPTSAAVDVVAKELGIDCFETPTGWKFFGNLLDAGKITLCGEESFGTGSNHVREKDGLWAVLFWLQILAERRCSVAEIMAEHWKRFGRHYYSRHDYEAVASDAAHGLYDRLESMLPSLVGQAFAGRTINAADNFSYTDPVDGSVTTGQGLRILLDDGSRVVVRLSGTGTKGATIRVYLESYVPNSGDLNQDPQVALADMISAINDLAEIKQRTGMDQPTVIT from the coding sequence ATGACCACCTCGGCCCCTGCGGAACCGACCCAACGCCAGGTGCACCTGGACGCCCCCTTCACCGACCAGAAGCCAGGCACCTCAGGCCTGCGCAAGAGCAGCAACCAGTTCGAGGAACCTCATTACCTGGAGAGCTTCATCGAGGCATCGTTGCGCACTCTTCCAGGCGTGCAGGGAGGAACCCTGGTGCTGGGTGGCGATGGACGTTATGGCAACCGCCGAGCCATCGACGTGATTCTGCGAATGGGCGCAGCCCATGGTCTGAGCAAGGTGATCGTCACCACCGGCGGCATCCTCTCCACACCGGCCGCCTCCAACCTGATCAGGCAACGCCAAGCCATCGGCGGCATCATCCTGTCCGCCAGCCATAACCCTGGCGGTCCAGAAGGCGACTTCGGCGTGAAGGTCAACGGCGCTAATGGTGGCCCCACCCCTGCCTCCTTCACCGATGCGGTCTACGAGTGCACCAAGACCCTGGCGCAATACACGATTGTTGAGGCCGCAGCGATCTCCCTCGATGCACCGGGTCTGCACAGCATCGGTGCCATGCAAGTGGAGGTGATCGACGGCGTCGACGATTTCGTCACGCTGATGCAGGAGCTGTTCAACTTTGATGAGATCCGCGATCTGCTCCGCAGCGACTTCCCGCTGGCCTTTGACGCCATGCATGCCGTCACCGGGCCCTACGCCACCCGATTGTTCGAAGGATTGCTCGACGCACCGGCGGGGAGCGTGCGCAACGGCGTTCCCCTAGAGGACTTCGGCAAAGGCCACCCCGACCCCAACCTCACCTACGCCCACGAGCTGGCTGAACTGCTGCTCGAAGGCGACGACTACCGCTTCGGTGCCGCCTGCGATGGCGATGGCGATCGCAACATGATCCTGGGCCAGCGCTGCTTTGTGAATCCCAGCGACAGCCTCGCGGTGCTGACCGCCAACGCCACGCTGGCTCCGGCCTATGCCTCCGGCTTGGCGGGTGTGGCCCGTTCCATGCCCACCAGCGCAGCGGTGGATGTGGTGGCCAAGGAACTGGGGATTGACTGCTTCGAAACCCCAACGGGCTGGAAATTCTTCGGCAACCTGCTGGATGCCGGCAAAATCACCCTCTGTGGTGAAGAGAGCTTCGGCACCGGCAGCAACCACGTGCGCGAAAAGGACGGCCTCTGGGCCGTGCTGTTCTGGCTGCAGATCCTGGCCGAACGCCGCTGCAGCGTCGCCGAGATCATGGCGGAGCACTGGAAGCGCTTTGGACGCCACTACTACTCGCGCCACGACTACGAAGCCGTTGCCAGCGACGCCGCCCATGGTCTCTACGACCGCCTGGAGTCAATGCTGCCCAGCCTTGTGGGCCAGGCCTTTGCCGGACGCACCATCAACGCAGCCGACAACTTCAGCTACACCGACCCCGTTGATGGTTCCGTGACCACGGGCCAGGGACTGCGCATCCTGTTGGATGACGGCAGCCGCGTGGTGGTGCGCCTCTCCGGCACAGGCACCAAGGGCGCGACGATCCGCGTTTACCTGGAGAGCTACGTGCCCAACAGCGGCGACCTCAACCAGGATCCCCAGGTCGCCCTCGCCGACATGATCAGCGCGATCAACGACCTGGCGGAGATCAAGCAACGCACGGGCATGGATCAGCCCACTGTGATCACCTGA
- a CDS encoding efflux RND transporter permease subunit produces MSASNNFITRPVLSTVCSLLIVIVGLIAIPILPIENLPDIAPPTVKVQSTYVGADAVAVEQGVTSVLEQQINGVENMDFITSNSSSDGVSSISVSFASGTDGNINQVNVQNRVSLAEPQLPEEVRKSGVTVNKASNSILLVYNFVNEDPSKTEYSVETISGYLDKNLTDNVKRVKGVGDVTYFGNRKIAFRLWLDPEKLTANNLSATDVVNKLQSQNRLVPAGQIGGAPAPEGQEFTFTVQLQGRLTSTQEFENIILRTTDAGGLVRLKDVGRVELGGETYGIDAMDLNGTPSVGIAIYQLSGSNAIEVSNGVKEVLGEFEKTLPVGLGVQKIYDTTDFINQSIKGVTNSLRDAVILVVLILFLFLQNWKATLVPAIAIPVALIGTFALVLAFGFSLNQLTLFGLVLATGLVVDDAITVVEDTSAKKAEGMTSVQAAMETMDELFGAVIATSLVKMAVFLPVLFFPGATGTIYKQFAATILFSIGISTFNALTFSPMLSALLLSRETKELSRNQYATAGVVLGFIYGLLSAGNGAAAALIPAVIGAVIGFIAGKITSLPLRLPFTAGGAAVGVITTGVIFTNPIPVVLFTAIGGVVGYFVPLIFTNFNRLYGGFEKRYATILDGVLKARPIVMAALAAGILLTGFAFTRIPGGFVPIEDQGYAIGFVQAPDGVSNAKTLEINRQVAEVMRSEEDISSAALFSGASLDGNAPNKGLFFIGMKHWDERPGNDHTVGAVVKRLNAKLYGAIDGGRVFVVEPPSIPGYGTGGGFEFQLLDQSSGVYSLNEFFGSAQQIIQTANTDPVLNQVYSLFSPQAPQYKIDVDREQMASLGVDFGSAMSTFSINFGGRYVNDTFQEGKVRRVYVQADEVSRATPQRLSAIYVANGKGEQIPLSEFFTVKQTVGPSVIPHFNLYRSIKIDGTPKEGNSSGQAIGAMKQIFNAGTYQGLGFDWTGISREEVKAGSLAVVIFALGILAVFLVLSAQYESYTDPIIILLTVPTALLGALVFLGAAGQVLNIYAQVGLVMLIGLAGGNAILIVDLANQKMGEGASAMEAATFSAKSRLRPILMTAISSLTGFLPLMLAKGAGAQSQSSLGLVVFGGLLVATFLSTLVVPVFYVVMKTLLGQADAKPPEDGSTPTPQPS; encoded by the coding sequence ATGTCTGCTTCCAATAACTTCATCACCAGGCCGGTTCTCAGCACGGTCTGCAGCCTGTTGATCGTGATCGTCGGTTTGATCGCGATTCCGATCCTGCCGATCGAAAACCTTCCAGACATTGCTCCGCCAACGGTGAAGGTGCAGTCCACCTACGTGGGCGCCGATGCGGTTGCTGTTGAGCAGGGGGTGACCTCCGTTCTCGAGCAGCAGATCAACGGGGTGGAAAACATGGACTTCATCACCTCCAACAGCTCGTCGGACGGTGTGAGTTCGATCTCGGTGTCGTTTGCAAGCGGCACTGACGGCAACATCAACCAGGTGAACGTGCAGAACCGCGTCTCCCTGGCGGAGCCGCAGTTGCCCGAGGAGGTGCGCAAGTCGGGTGTGACGGTCAACAAGGCCTCCAACTCGATTCTGCTCGTCTACAACTTCGTCAACGAAGACCCCTCCAAGACCGAATATTCGGTGGAGACGATCAGTGGATATCTCGATAAGAACCTCACCGATAACGTCAAGCGGGTGAAGGGTGTCGGCGACGTCACCTACTTCGGCAACAGGAAGATCGCCTTTCGTCTCTGGCTTGATCCAGAAAAACTGACTGCTAACAACCTGTCGGCCACCGATGTGGTCAATAAGCTGCAAAGTCAGAACCGCCTGGTTCCTGCCGGCCAGATCGGCGGTGCTCCTGCTCCTGAAGGTCAGGAATTCACCTTCACCGTTCAGCTGCAGGGTCGCCTGACCAGCACCCAGGAATTCGAGAACATCATTCTGAGAACCACTGATGCCGGTGGTCTTGTTCGGCTCAAGGATGTGGGCCGTGTGGAGCTCGGTGGTGAGACCTACGGCATCGATGCCATGGATCTCAACGGCACGCCTTCGGTGGGTATTGCCATCTACCAGCTCTCCGGCAGTAACGCCATTGAGGTGTCCAACGGTGTGAAGGAGGTGCTGGGCGAGTTCGAGAAAACCCTGCCTGTTGGCCTCGGGGTGCAGAAGATCTACGACACCACCGACTTCATCAACCAGTCGATCAAAGGTGTGACCAACTCCCTGCGGGATGCGGTGATTCTGGTGGTGCTGATTCTGTTCCTGTTCCTTCAGAACTGGAAGGCCACGCTTGTTCCCGCCATTGCGATTCCAGTGGCCTTGATCGGTACCTTCGCCCTGGTGCTGGCCTTCGGCTTCTCGCTCAACCAGCTGACCCTGTTTGGTCTGGTGCTGGCTACCGGTCTGGTGGTGGACGACGCCATCACGGTGGTGGAAGACACCTCGGCCAAGAAAGCGGAGGGCATGACATCCGTGCAGGCGGCCATGGAAACCATGGATGAGCTGTTCGGTGCTGTGATCGCCACGTCTCTGGTGAAGATGGCGGTGTTCCTGCCGGTGCTGTTTTTCCCCGGTGCCACCGGCACGATCTACAAGCAGTTCGCCGCCACGATCCTCTTCTCGATTGGTATCTCCACCTTCAACGCGTTGACGTTCTCGCCGATGCTCTCGGCCCTGCTGCTGTCCCGCGAGACCAAGGAGCTCAGCCGCAATCAGTACGCCACGGCCGGTGTTGTTCTTGGCTTCATCTACGGCCTGCTCAGTGCTGGCAATGGAGCCGCCGCCGCTCTGATCCCCGCGGTGATCGGTGCTGTAATCGGCTTCATCGCCGGCAAGATCACCAGCCTGCCGCTGCGTCTTCCCTTCACCGCGGGTGGTGCTGCAGTGGGCGTGATCACCACCGGGGTGATCTTCACCAATCCGATTCCTGTGGTGTTGTTCACCGCCATCGGTGGCGTTGTGGGCTACTTCGTTCCCCTGATCTTCACCAACTTCAACCGTCTCTATGGCGGCTTTGAGAAGCGCTACGCCACGATCCTCGATGGCGTGCTGAAGGCTCGTCCGATTGTGATGGCGGCCCTGGCGGCGGGCATCCTGTTGACGGGATTCGCCTTTACCCGCATTCCCGGTGGTTTTGTGCCGATTGAAGACCAGGGCTATGCCATCGGTTTCGTGCAGGCTCCTGATGGGGTCTCCAACGCGAAAACCCTTGAGATCAACCGTCAGGTGGCCGAAGTGATGCGCTCGGAAGAAGACATCTCATCAGCTGCTTTGTTCAGTGGAGCCAGCCTCGATGGCAACGCCCCCAACAAGGGTCTGTTCTTCATCGGGATGAAGCATTGGGATGAACGTCCCGGTAATGACCACACCGTGGGTGCTGTGGTGAAGCGTCTCAACGCCAAGTTGTATGGCGCGATTGATGGCGGTCGAGTCTTTGTGGTCGAGCCCCCATCGATCCCCGGCTACGGCACTGGTGGCGGCTTCGAGTTCCAGCTGCTGGATCAGAGCAGCGGCGTGTATTCCCTGAATGAGTTTTTCGGGTCTGCCCAGCAGATCATTCAGACGGCCAACACCGATCCCGTCCTCAATCAGGTCTATTCATTGTTCTCGCCGCAGGCGCCGCAATACAAGATTGATGTCGACCGGGAGCAGATGGCATCCCTCGGTGTCGACTTCGGTTCGGCCATGTCGACCTTCAGCATCAACTTCGGTGGTCGCTATGTGAACGACACCTTCCAGGAAGGCAAGGTGCGGAGGGTTTATGTGCAGGCGGATGAGGTGAGCCGGGCCACCCCACAGCGGTTGTCTGCCATCTATGTCGCCAATGGGAAGGGTGAACAGATTCCTCTCTCGGAATTTTTCACCGTGAAGCAGACGGTGGGCCCCAGCGTTATTCCCCACTTCAACCTTTATCGCTCGATCAAGATTGACGGCACCCCCAAGGAGGGCAACAGCTCGGGTCAGGCGATCGGGGCGATGAAGCAGATCTTCAACGCGGGCACCTATCAAGGCCTTGGCTTCGACTGGACCGGCATCTCCCGAGAGGAAGTGAAGGCTGGATCTCTTGCCGTTGTGATCTTCGCCCTGGGCATCCTGGCGGTGTTTCTGGTGCTCTCCGCCCAGTACGAGAGCTACACCGATCCAATCATCATCCTGCTGACGGTGCCCACGGCCCTGCTGGGAGCTCTTGTGTTCCTAGGGGCGGCCGGTCAGGTGCTCAACATCTATGCCCAGGTGGGACTGGTGATGTTGATTGGTCTTGCAGGTGGCAACGCGATTCTCATCGTTGACCTGGCCAACCAGAAGATGGGAGAAGGGGCCTCAGCAATGGAGGCGGCAACGTTCTCGGCCAAGTCGCGCCTGCGGCCCATCCTGATGACGGCGATTTCCTCCCTCACCGGTTTTTTGCCATTGATGTTGGCCAAAGGAGCTGGTGCCCAGAGTCAGTCGTCCTTGGGTTTGGTCGTGTTTGGAGGTTTGCTCGTGGCCACCTTCCTCTCCACCTTGGTGGTTCCCGTCTTCTACGTGGTGATGAAGACCTTGTTGGGACAAGCCGATGCCAAGCCTCCTGAGGATGGCTCTACTCCCACCCCGCAACCAAGCTGA
- a CDS encoding efflux RND transporter periplasmic adaptor subunit, with amino-acid sequence MRHPQRLLLTLAALITVSSCKSEAPKPPPPKVQAVSTQMAEFTEGVDTVSTLEASNLVELAAQSGGRILDLKIRQGDEVEAGQLLVVLDQEQQRARLAEDKAKAGSAKVNYERYQYLAQTGAASQKELDRYRTQYIAAEEKVKSTEATLNYNNLIAPSPGMVADVTVKVGDVIQQGQVFTSLVQNNELEARVEVPAVFSSRLSLGQPVLLSAPGSYDLLATGEVGSIDPRVNKQTQGLLVKAVFPNEDGKLRDGQRLRTRVQIKAEEQLAVPFAAVTQTSGQSFVFRLGTFEELKENPGKADIATLEKGIKAGKLPADAKFALQTPVTVGELENQLYPITKGLEANQMVVTTNLLNLKHGMPVQVQPAKAN; translated from the coding sequence GTGCGTCACCCGCAGCGACTCCTGCTCACCCTCGCCGCCCTGATCACGGTCAGTTCCTGCAAGAGCGAAGCCCCGAAGCCGCCGCCGCCGAAGGTTCAGGCCGTCTCAACCCAGATGGCTGAATTCACCGAGGGAGTCGACACCGTCAGCACGCTGGAAGCCAGCAATCTCGTCGAGCTTGCTGCTCAGTCGGGAGGCCGAATCCTTGATCTGAAAATTCGCCAGGGTGACGAAGTCGAAGCCGGCCAGTTGTTGGTGGTTCTCGACCAAGAGCAGCAACGTGCCCGGCTTGCCGAAGACAAGGCCAAGGCAGGTAGCGCCAAGGTGAATTACGAGCGATATCAATATCTGGCCCAAACCGGAGCGGCTTCCCAGAAGGAGCTCGACCGCTACCGGACTCAGTACATCGCTGCTGAGGAGAAGGTGAAATCCACCGAAGCAACGCTGAACTACAACAACCTGATTGCTCCCTCGCCGGGGATGGTGGCTGACGTGACCGTCAAGGTGGGCGATGTGATTCAGCAGGGCCAGGTGTTCACCAGCCTGGTCCAGAACAACGAACTCGAAGCACGAGTCGAGGTGCCCGCAGTGTTCTCCTCTCGTCTGTCCCTTGGGCAGCCGGTGCTGCTCAGTGCGCCGGGCAGTTACGACCTGCTGGCGACCGGAGAGGTGGGCTCGATCGACCCCCGGGTCAACAAGCAGACCCAGGGATTGTTGGTGAAGGCGGTCTTCCCCAATGAGGATGGAAAGCTGCGGGATGGTCAACGTCTTCGCACTCGGGTTCAGATCAAGGCCGAGGAGCAACTTGCCGTTCCCTTTGCCGCTGTCACCCAGACCTCGGGCCAAAGCTTCGTGTTCCGCCTTGGCACGTTTGAGGAGCTCAAGGAGAATCCCGGCAAAGCCGACATAGCGACCCTGGAGAAGGGAATCAAGGCCGGCAAGCTGCCCGCTGATGCCAAGTTCGCCCTGCAAACGCCGGTCACGGTGGGCGAGTTGGAGAACCAGCTCTACCCGATCACCAAAGGTCTTGAAGCCAATCAGATGGTGGTCACCACCAATCTGCTCAACCTGAAACACGGCATGCCCGTGCAGGTGCAACCCGCCAAGGCGAACTGA